From Haloarcula sp. CBA1127, a single genomic window includes:
- a CDS encoding histidine kinase N-terminal 7TM domain-containing protein, translating to MVLSPLTVVLLSGVVGMGVAFLVWLHRDRPGAGPLAVFVVAASLWAVAYGIELAVPGLSTMERLVQVQLTLSVIIPVAWLVTVIEYTGHPHWLTQRRTALLLVEPAVFVTLVWSNHAHELIWSGRETQFVSASSVTLVPAFEVMYWGHISYILLLILAGGVLLFRMLFRSNQVFQGQGLALLLAITVPTVIQTLFVLDVVPTTFNPTSLGYVASGAVLSVAILRGQLLDVAPVTRELGREAIFTEMDDLVIIVDDERRIVDVNAAATALFDGDQNTLLGRSLPQASPTLAETVPGPGERTQTETALERDGSVRYYDVRVIPLYRAYGVVSGHLISLRDITGRRQREQRLDVLNRLLRHDIRNEMNVVKGNADLLRDTADADERERLNRIMSTVDDIVDRSNKIGRVTEALETEQHSPTALQQLLESVVSDARDRHPDVAISLTCENDIWIRGGPSVLIALEELVENAVEHQATDAGPVAVEITATRADGTPGVHVAVHDNGPGITDHEREVIRSGTETPLKHGSGVGLWLVNWIVRNLGGRMSFPDTDEPGTTVELQLPAAEPAHATDEPAAVHSENAD from the coding sequence ATGGTCCTGTCGCCGCTTACTGTCGTTTTATTGTCGGGTGTCGTCGGAATGGGCGTCGCCTTTCTCGTGTGGCTCCACCGGGACCGGCCGGGGGCAGGACCGCTGGCAGTGTTCGTCGTCGCGGCGAGTCTCTGGGCTGTTGCGTACGGTATCGAACTCGCTGTGCCGGGGCTATCCACCATGGAGCGACTCGTCCAGGTACAGCTGACGCTCTCAGTAATCATCCCCGTCGCGTGGCTCGTGACGGTTATCGAGTACACGGGGCACCCACACTGGCTCACGCAACGCCGAACAGCGCTGTTGCTCGTCGAACCGGCGGTGTTTGTCACGCTCGTGTGGTCGAACCATGCCCACGAACTCATCTGGTCCGGCCGCGAAACCCAATTCGTCTCAGCATCGTCGGTGACGCTCGTTCCCGCGTTCGAAGTCATGTACTGGGGTCACATATCGTATATATTGCTGTTAATCCTTGCCGGCGGGGTCCTCCTGTTCCGGATGCTGTTCCGGTCGAACCAGGTCTTTCAGGGTCAAGGGCTCGCGCTGCTGCTCGCCATCACCGTCCCGACAGTCATCCAGACGCTGTTTGTGCTTGATGTGGTTCCAACCACGTTTAATCCGACAAGCCTTGGGTACGTCGCGTCGGGGGCCGTCCTCTCGGTCGCCATCCTCCGCGGGCAACTACTTGATGTGGCACCGGTGACCCGGGAACTGGGTCGGGAAGCTATCTTCACGGAAATGGACGACCTCGTCATCATTGTCGACGACGAACGCCGTATCGTTGACGTCAATGCGGCCGCCACGGCGCTGTTCGACGGTGACCAGAACACGCTTCTGGGCCGTTCGCTACCGCAGGCGTCACCGACACTCGCCGAAACAGTCCCCGGCCCGGGTGAGCGAACGCAGACCGAGACGGCCCTCGAACGCGACGGCAGTGTCCGGTACTACGACGTGCGCGTGATACCGCTGTACCGCGCGTACGGCGTTGTTTCGGGCCATCTTATCAGCCTTCGTGATATCACAGGCCGCCGGCAGCGTGAACAGCGGCTAGATGTGCTCAACCGCTTGCTCCGTCACGATATCCGAAACGAGATGAACGTCGTCAAGGGGAACGCGGACTTGCTCAGGGATACGGCCGATGCCGACGAACGCGAGCGACTCAACCGTATTATGAGCACAGTCGACGACATCGTCGACCGCAGCAACAAGATCGGCCGAGTCACCGAAGCTCTGGAGACCGAACAGCACAGCCCGACAGCGCTTCAGCAGCTGCTAGAATCGGTTGTGAGCGATGCCCGGGACCGCCACCCTGACGTGGCGATCTCGCTCACCTGCGAGAATGACATCTGGATACGGGGCGGTCCGTCGGTCCTCATCGCGCTGGAGGAGCTGGTCGAGAACGCTGTCGAACATCAAGCGACCGATGCGGGGCCAGTTGCGGTCGAAATCACGGCGACACGGGCCGATGGAACGCCGGGTGTCCATGTGGCCGTTCACGACAACGGTCCCGGTATCACCGACCACGAGCGCGAGGTTATCCGCTCGGGAACCGAAACGCCGCTCAAACACGGCTCCGGTGTCGGGCTCTGGCTCGTCAACTGGATCGTTCGGAACCTCGGCGGCCGGATGTCGTTTCCCGACACGGACGAGCCGGGAACGACTGTGGAGCTGCAACTGCCGGCGGCTGAGCCAGCCCACGCAACGGACGAGCCCGCGGCAGTCCACAGCGAGAACGCTGATTGA
- a CDS encoding SDR family NAD(P)-dependent oxidoreductase, translating into MDVPLYDSLDGQVVLVTGATRGIGKAIADGLVDLDATVYAGARDTDDIGATDRHAIELDVTNDDGMVAAVDRIEREQGRLDVLVNNAGVMDSREPLDEMPTDVIDHTLDTNLRGAVLMTKYALPLLLAEAGGRVVTMASGLGAITESQSGGTPAYRISKTGVNGLTKYLDGEYAADGLVANSVCPGYVQTDMTEGSAPRTPEKGAETPVWLARFQPDAPSGRFWRDKAEIEW; encoded by the coding sequence ATGGACGTTCCGCTGTACGACTCTCTCGACGGACAAGTCGTACTCGTCACCGGCGCTACGCGGGGCATCGGGAAGGCAATCGCCGACGGGCTGGTCGACCTCGACGCGACGGTGTACGCCGGCGCTCGCGATACCGACGACATCGGGGCTACGGACCGACACGCTATCGAACTCGATGTGACCAACGACGACGGGATGGTCGCCGCGGTGGACCGCATCGAGCGCGAGCAGGGCCGGCTCGACGTGCTGGTCAACAACGCCGGCGTGATGGACTCACGGGAACCGCTGGACGAGATGCCGACCGACGTTATCGACCACACCCTCGACACGAACCTCCGAGGAGCGGTGCTCATGACGAAGTACGCCCTCCCGCTGTTGCTGGCTGAGGCGGGCGGCCGCGTCGTCACCATGGCCTCTGGGCTGGGCGCCATCACCGAGAGCCAATCGGGCGGCACACCGGCCTACCGCATCTCGAAGACCGGCGTCAACGGGCTGACGAAGTACCTCGACGGCGAGTACGCGGCCGACGGTCTCGTCGCCAACTCGGTGTGTCCGGGCTACGTCCAGACGGACATGACCGAAGGGAGTGCCCCACGAACGCCCGAAAAAGGGGCTGAGACGCCAGTGTGGCTCGCTCGCTTCCAACCCGACGCGCCGAGCGGGCGGTTCTGGCGCGACAAGGCTGAAATCGAGTGGTAG
- a CDS encoding helix-turn-helix domain-containing protein: MPHAELTLTIPDEIWIGDVSRAYDDATFRILSALPGEDSGVGLAEITSDDLPAVLRDIENRESVTTLEILSHRDDSALVQFETSMPLLLFPVQGSGVPLEMPFTLSNGEAVWEISAPQERLSELGEQLEEFGISFSVDRIQQHLETEQVLTESQLELVQEAIDAGYYDTPRECSLTELADRVGIAKSTCSETLHRAEEQILKQFVSDLPAR, from the coding sequence ATGCCACACGCTGAACTCACGCTCACGATTCCGGATGAAATCTGGATCGGCGACGTCTCACGAGCGTACGACGACGCGACGTTTCGCATCCTGTCTGCGCTCCCAGGCGAGGACTCCGGTGTCGGGTTAGCGGAGATCACATCGGACGACCTCCCAGCGGTTCTCCGTGATATCGAAAATCGCGAGTCGGTCACGACTCTTGAGATACTCTCTCACCGGGACGACAGCGCACTGGTGCAGTTCGAGACTTCGATGCCACTCCTGCTCTTCCCGGTGCAGGGCTCGGGTGTCCCGCTTGAGATGCCGTTTACCCTGTCCAACGGCGAGGCTGTCTGGGAGATATCAGCGCCACAGGAGCGACTCTCCGAACTCGGCGAGCAACTGGAGGAGTTCGGCATCTCCTTCAGCGTCGACCGTATCCAGCAACACCTCGAAACCGAGCAGGTGCTCACCGAGAGCCAACTGGAACTGGTACAGGAGGCCATCGACGCGGGCTACTACGACACGCCGCGGGAGTGCTCGCTGACGGAACTGGCGGACCGCGTCGGTATCGCGAAGTCGACCTGCAGTGAAACCCTCCACCGCGCGGAGGAGCAGATCCTGAAACAGTTCGTCTCGGACCTCCCCGCGCGGTGA
- a CDS encoding glutamate-cysteine ligase family protein, with protein sequence MSVHESDPIRRSIEVEYWVIDDVGRLVEPGALVDATPGAEREFVEPLLEVKTTPCETATELRKELLDRLGSVLRRADDLGKGLVPLSTPVNADEIQEIPCDRTRIQNCVVGDDFEYVRHCAGTHIHVEQQSGREIDQLNALIAIDPALALVSSSPYFRGRRLADSARSKLYRWMAYNSVPHQGWLWSYLDGTAEWDRRLERRYDEFVTAAVDAGVDRRTVAANFEPESTIWTPVQLRAEFGTVEWRSPDAALPSQVLQLADAVASLMDHLRETEVRIQGETGRVTDDEIVLPEFDAVLSYANDAIRDGATCDSVRSYLDRMGFDVDAYEPVAPTFDRPEPVTPHDAREIRLEHADRLQDDVRQAAPVALD encoded by the coding sequence GTGTCAGTACACGAATCCGATCCGATACGACGGAGCATCGAAGTGGAGTACTGGGTCATCGACGACGTGGGCCGGCTGGTCGAACCGGGCGCGCTCGTCGACGCAACCCCTGGGGCAGAGCGGGAGTTCGTCGAGCCCCTGCTGGAAGTCAAGACGACCCCGTGTGAGACAGCGACAGAACTGCGCAAGGAACTCCTTGACCGGCTCGGGTCTGTGCTGCGACGGGCCGACGACCTCGGGAAAGGGCTCGTGCCGCTTTCGACCCCAGTCAACGCTGACGAGATTCAGGAGATTCCGTGTGACCGGACCCGGATTCAAAACTGTGTCGTCGGCGACGATTTCGAGTACGTCCGCCACTGTGCCGGCACGCACATCCATGTCGAACAGCAGTCGGGGCGGGAAATCGACCAGTTGAACGCGCTGATTGCCATTGACCCCGCGCTAGCGCTCGTCTCATCCTCGCCGTACTTCCGTGGCCGGCGGCTGGCCGACAGTGCGCGCTCGAAGCTGTACCGCTGGATGGCGTACAACTCAGTGCCACACCAGGGCTGGCTGTGGTCGTATCTCGACGGCACTGCAGAGTGGGACCGCCGGCTCGAACGGCGCTACGATGAGTTCGTGACCGCGGCTGTTGACGCTGGTGTCGACCGCCGGACTGTCGCAGCGAACTTCGAGCCCGAAAGCACGATCTGGACGCCGGTCCAGCTTCGGGCCGAGTTCGGCACCGTCGAGTGGCGGTCGCCCGACGCTGCACTCCCGAGTCAGGTCCTGCAACTCGCCGATGCTGTTGCGTCTCTCATGGACCACCTCAGGGAAACCGAAGTACGTATCCAGGGCGAAACGGGCCGCGTTACCGACGACGAAATCGTGCTCCCGGAGTTCGACGCTGTCCTTTCGTACGCGAACGACGCTATCCGGGACGGGGCCACCTGCGATAGCGTTCGGTCGTATCTCGACCGGATGGGATTCGACGTGGACGCGTACGAACCGGTCGCGCCGACGTTCGACAGACCAGAACCGGTCACACCTCACGATGCTCGCGAGATTCGGCTCGAACACGCTGACCGACTTCAGGACGATGTGCGACAGGCTGCGCCGGTCGCACTCGATTAG
- a CDS encoding NUDIX domain-containing protein, with amino-acid sequence MSSDAVDETHENARQEIIAVDADDNAEGLVNRLDAHTGEGVRHRAFTALLFDENDRILLAQRASNKRLWDTHWDGTVASHPVEGQTQVEATEVRLEEELGIDPSQYQNLRVTDRFEYKRYYENAGLEWEVCAVLQATLHDTSLEPNPEEVDGLMWVPYERLREHPEYYRQLRLCPWFEIAMRRDEER; translated from the coding sequence ATGAGTTCCGACGCGGTTGACGAGACGCACGAAAACGCCCGACAAGAGATTATCGCGGTGGACGCCGACGACAACGCGGAGGGGCTGGTCAATCGGCTCGATGCCCACACCGGCGAGGGTGTTCGCCACCGCGCGTTCACTGCCCTGCTGTTCGACGAGAACGACCGGATTCTGCTCGCCCAGCGCGCGTCGAACAAACGCCTCTGGGATACACACTGGGACGGCACCGTCGCCTCCCACCCTGTCGAGGGCCAGACGCAGGTCGAAGCCACCGAGGTGCGACTCGAAGAGGAACTGGGCATCGACCCCTCGCAGTACCAGAACCTCCGCGTGACCGACCGGTTCGAGTACAAACGCTACTACGAGAACGCCGGTCTCGAATGGGAAGTCTGTGCGGTCCTGCAGGCCACACTCCACGACACCTCGCTGGAACCGAACCCCGAGGAGGTCGACGGCCTCATGTGGGTCCCCTACGAGCGACTCCGGGAACACCCCGAGTACTACCGTCAGCTCCGCCTCTGCCCCTGGTTCGAGATCGCGATGCGCCGGGACGAAGAACGGTAA
- a CDS encoding aldo/keto reductase: MDDIQVQGTSVPALGLGTWQLTGQTCRETVETALEMGYRHIDTAQAYGNERQVGLGIEAATVDREDVFLTTKLDGSNRDERSVRRSTRESLNKLGTDYLDLLLIHWPNTPWMASLSETLGAMNDLVEEGLVRHIGVSNFSPSLLDRARDISSAPIFTDQVQYHPYWDQRKLLDYCRIHDVLLTAYSPLARGGVLDDPALVQIGNKYGKSPAQVALRWLLQQDGVAAIPKASSREHLEANLAVFDFELTDAEMERIRDPSKVKTGVQFVRSQLPF; this comes from the coding sequence ATGGACGACATTCAGGTTCAGGGGACGTCGGTCCCCGCACTTGGCCTCGGAACGTGGCAGCTCACTGGCCAGACCTGCCGCGAAACTGTCGAGACGGCCCTGGAGATGGGCTATCGCCACATCGACACAGCACAGGCCTACGGCAACGAGCGGCAGGTCGGGCTGGGGATAGAGGCCGCCACAGTCGACCGCGAGGACGTGTTTCTGACGACAAAGCTCGACGGGTCCAATCGCGACGAGCGCAGCGTCCGCCGGTCGACACGAGAGAGCCTGAACAAACTGGGAACAGACTATCTGGACCTCCTGCTCATCCACTGGCCGAACACCCCGTGGATGGCGTCGCTGTCGGAGACGCTCGGGGCGATGAACGACCTCGTCGAGGAGGGGCTGGTCCGCCACATCGGCGTCAGCAACTTCTCGCCGTCGCTGCTGGACAGGGCGCGGGACATTTCTTCGGCCCCTATCTTCACCGATCAGGTCCAGTACCACCCCTACTGGGACCAGCGGAAACTGCTGGATTACTGTCGCATCCACGACGTGCTCCTGACCGCGTATAGCCCGCTGGCCCGCGGCGGCGTCCTTGACGACCCCGCGCTCGTCCAGATCGGAAACAAATACGGGAAATCCCCGGCGCAGGTCGCGCTCCGGTGGCTCCTCCAGCAGGACGGTGTGGCCGCGATTCCGAAGGCATCCAGCCGCGAACACCTCGAAGCGAACCTGGCAGTCTTCGATTTCGAACTCACAGACGCGGAGATGGAACGGATTCGGGACCCGTCGAAGGTCAAGACCGGCGTGCAGTTCGTCCGGTCGCAGTTGCCGTTCTGA
- a CDS encoding NAD-binding protein, with product MNVVLVGSDPNGLTDALEAEGHTVTVADVGNRPGLEEAGIHEADVYLLTEMSQATSIAVAKDLAPDLRIVVYAEGSLPDFASRQTDLVVDPDLLGSDAVAEEL from the coding sequence ATGAACGTCGTTCTCGTCGGCTCGGACCCCAACGGACTCACGGACGCGCTCGAAGCCGAAGGACACACTGTGACGGTCGCTGACGTAGGCAACCGCCCCGGGCTGGAGGAGGCCGGCATCCACGAGGCGGACGTGTACCTGCTGACTGAGATGTCACAGGCCACCTCGATCGCTGTTGCGAAGGATCTCGCCCCCGACCTCCGGATCGTCGTCTACGCAGAGGGCTCCCTGCCCGACTTCGCCAGCCGACAGACGGACCTCGTCGTCGACCCGGACTTGCTCGGCTCCGACGCGGTCGCCGAGGAACTGTAG
- a CDS encoding CGCGG family rSAM-modified RiPP protein: MSHSHEDVPPVTTEVHDNSWSANLETPAHAEDPDVVVEQAIDAVEMTTAGNHVNLVSHADHGHPETYLFDALEEAFGDTITTEYVQQCGCGGHVTRVHREA, translated from the coding sequence ATGAGCCATTCCCACGAGGACGTGCCGCCGGTGACAACCGAGGTTCACGACAACTCCTGGTCGGCGAACCTGGAGACGCCCGCACACGCCGAGGACCCCGACGTGGTCGTCGAACAGGCCATCGACGCCGTCGAGATGACGACGGCTGGGAACCACGTCAATCTGGTGAGCCACGCCGACCACGGCCACCCGGAAACCTATCTGTTCGACGCGCTGGAGGAAGCATTCGGTGATACGATCACAACGGAGTACGTCCAGCAGTGTGGCTGTGGGGGCCACGTCACCCGCGTCCACAGGGAGGCATAG
- the guaA gene encoding glutamine-hydrolyzing GMP synthase has product MVNVDEFIEEAKAEIAEQIGDKHAVIGLSGGVDSSTAAALAYEAIGDQLTAVYVDTGLMRKGETDEIRETFDYMDSLRIVEAQDRFLDELEGETDPEEKRHIIGEQFIREFETVAREVDADYLVQGTIYPDRIESEGTIKSHHNVGGLPERIDFDGIVEPMRDLYKDEVREVARALDLEEIISERMPFPGPGLAVRIIGEVTEEKLEVAREANHVVEEELEEYEPWQALAAVIGKATGVKGDNRVHGWVVAVRSVESRDGMTARAQELDWDTLQRMQSRITGAHENVARVVYDVTHKPPATIEYE; this is encoded by the coding sequence ATGGTGAACGTCGACGAGTTCATCGAGGAGGCGAAAGCCGAAATCGCCGAGCAGATCGGGGACAAGCACGCCGTCATCGGGCTCTCCGGCGGCGTCGACTCCTCGACGGCCGCCGCGCTGGCCTACGAGGCTATCGGCGACCAGCTCACCGCCGTCTACGTCGACACCGGGCTGATGCGGAAAGGCGAGACCGACGAGATCCGCGAGACGTTCGATTACATGGACTCGCTGCGCATCGTCGAGGCACAGGACCGCTTCCTCGACGAACTCGAAGGCGAAACCGACCCCGAGGAGAAGCGCCACATCATCGGCGAGCAGTTCATCCGGGAGTTCGAGACAGTCGCCCGCGAGGTCGACGCCGACTACCTCGTGCAGGGGACTATCTACCCCGACCGCATCGAAAGCGAGGGGACGATCAAGTCCCACCACAACGTCGGCGGCCTCCCCGAGCGCATTGACTTCGACGGTATCGTCGAGCCGATGCGGGACCTCTACAAGGACGAGGTCCGCGAAGTCGCCCGCGCGCTCGACCTCGAAGAGATCATCTCCGAGCGGATGCCGTTCCCCGGTCCGGGACTCGCCGTCCGTATCATCGGCGAGGTCACTGAGGAGAAACTGGAGGTGGCCCGCGAGGCCAACCACGTCGTCGAGGAGGAACTGGAGGAGTACGAGCCGTGGCAGGCGCTGGCCGCCGTCATCGGCAAGGCCACGGGCGTCAAGGGCGACAACCGCGTCCACGGCTGGGTCGTCGCCGTTCGCTCCGTCGAGAGCCGGGACGGCATGACCGCCCGCGCACAGGAACTCGACTGGGACACGCTCCAGCGCATGCAGTCGCGCATCACCGGGGCGCACGAGAACGTCGCCCGCGTCGTCTACGACGTGACCCACAAACCGCCGGCGACAATCGAGTACGAATGA
- a CDS encoding radical SAM/SPASM domain-containing protein, with translation MRGKLDLDEQPLVLIWEVTQACELACKHCRADAQPRRHPDELSTAEGKALLDQARDFGDGQLVVLSGGDPLAREDLPELVDYGTEQGLRMTLTPSGTNSITRDRLIELDDAGLRRLALSIDGGDSESHDTFRGESGSFEATMEAAEAARDLDIPLQINTTVCAETVEQLPAIRDLVADLDAVLWSVFFLVPVGRGRVLTPIDPERAERVLSWLHEVSDEAPFGLKTTEAPHYRRVAMQNQEEGASGLKRRMGIRAGKGFAFVSHTGEVFPSGFLPKSAGSVREESVVDIYRESSLFQQLRDDDALTGKCGACRYRTVCGGSRSRAYATTGDPLAADPLCDYQPDGFEGSVPDQHPAD, from the coding sequence ATGCGCGGGAAACTCGATCTCGACGAGCAGCCGCTGGTGCTGATCTGGGAGGTGACCCAGGCCTGCGAACTGGCGTGCAAGCACTGCCGGGCCGACGCACAGCCGCGCCGCCATCCCGACGAGCTCTCGACGGCGGAGGGGAAGGCGCTGCTGGACCAGGCCCGCGACTTCGGTGACGGCCAGCTGGTCGTCCTCTCTGGTGGCGACCCGCTCGCCCGCGAGGACCTCCCGGAACTCGTCGACTACGGGACCGAGCAGGGACTTCGGATGACGCTGACCCCCAGCGGGACGAACTCCATCACGCGAGACCGACTGATCGAACTCGACGACGCCGGACTCCGGCGGCTGGCCCTGTCCATCGACGGCGGCGACAGCGAGTCTCACGATACCTTCCGGGGCGAATCCGGGAGCTTCGAGGCGACGATGGAGGCCGCCGAGGCGGCTCGTGACCTCGACATTCCACTGCAGATCAACACTACCGTCTGTGCTGAGACGGTTGAGCAACTGCCGGCTATCCGGGACCTCGTTGCGGACCTCGACGCGGTGCTGTGGTCGGTATTTTTCCTCGTTCCGGTCGGCCGCGGGCGAGTGTTGACGCCGATTGATCCCGAGCGAGCGGAGCGCGTGCTGTCGTGGCTCCACGAGGTCAGCGACGAGGCCCCGTTCGGCCTCAAGACGACTGAAGCGCCCCACTACCGGCGCGTCGCGATGCAGAATCAGGAGGAGGGGGCCAGCGGGCTCAAACGCCGGATGGGCATTCGCGCTGGCAAGGGATTCGCCTTCGTGAGCCACACCGGCGAGGTGTTCCCCTCCGGATTCTTGCCGAAATCGGCGGGCAGTGTCCGCGAGGAAAGCGTCGTGGACATCTACCGGGAGTCATCCCTGTTCCAGCAACTCAGGGATGATGACGCGCTGACGGGCAAATGCGGGGCCTGTCGATACCGAACAGTCTGTGGCGGCAGCCGGTCGCGGGCGTATGCGACGACAGGGGACCCACTGGCTGCGGACCCGCTGTGTGACTACCAGCCGGATGGGTTCGAGGGATCGGTTCCCGATCAGCACCCAGCAGATTGA
- a CDS encoding MBL fold metallo-hydrolase, translating to MVTALDDDVWWYDLTGVNATLVDDDGALTLVDTGLPWHGNGLIAGLSEAGYELRDLDRILLTHFDLDHVGGLTAFDGIDVPIYVGKRDAPLVTGERSPPLGNHKGAFQRLVSPFLDAPDNDVVPLADGDTVGSFTAYHTPGHTPGHVCYVSESLSLGLLGDLVREDGGRFEPSPWLLSYDTAAVTQSISEFVERAPRFEIAVPGHGVPFEEEGSAKLSELAATL from the coding sequence ATGGTAACGGCGCTCGACGATGATGTCTGGTGGTACGATCTCACGGGCGTCAACGCGACGCTCGTTGACGACGACGGCGCACTCACGCTCGTGGACACGGGGCTGCCCTGGCACGGCAACGGGCTCATCGCCGGCCTGAGCGAGGCCGGCTACGAACTCCGGGATCTTGACCGAATCCTCCTCACACACTTCGATCTCGACCACGTCGGCGGACTGACGGCCTTCGACGGCATCGACGTGCCCATCTACGTCGGCAAGCGGGACGCACCGCTGGTCACCGGTGAGCGGTCGCCGCCGCTGGGAAACCACAAAGGTGCGTTCCAGCGACTCGTCTCACCGTTTCTGGACGCGCCGGACAACGATGTCGTCCCCTTGGCTGACGGCGATACCGTTGGCAGTTTCACCGCGTATCACACCCCTGGACACACGCCGGGGCACGTCTGCTACGTCAGCGAGTCGCTATCGCTGGGACTGCTGGGCGACCTCGTCCGTGAGGACGGCGGCCGCTTCGAGCCCTCGCCGTGGCTGTTGAGTTACGATACCGCCGCCGTCACGCAGAGTATCAGTGAGTTCGTCGAGCGCGCACCGCGGTTTGAGATCGCTGTCCCGGGCCACGGCGTCCCCTTCGAGGAAGAGGGTTCCGCAAAACTCAGTGAGCTGGCAGCGACGCTGTGA
- a CDS encoding MogA/MoaB family molybdenum cofactor biosynthesis protein, whose translation MVDFQSRDTRRGPTDGEDDETDEGETGDDEESAAVDTDTEAASSEPTEATDRAAENDDIAAGEADSTETPATDDTAEGSDGHTSESETDGSATQRIDEAANQSTDSQPADETQNTGGVDKATQEPDEAPHQDPLSEPQAPTEPADTPQEAAVQATDETTAQAVAQADASQEQSVAAAVVTVGTATAEGDPTGEAVETALEATGQTVTARERLRGDYDGIQGAVDRLVGRDDVAVVVTAGGLGIAPSEQTLEAVHPLFEKALPGFEEVYRSLLFEQQGTGVIAVRATAGIADGTPVFCLPADPAAARVAIDEIIAAQAPSLVAELS comes from the coding sequence ATGGTGGATTTCCAGTCCCGTGACACACGCCGGGGTCCGACTGACGGGGAAGACGACGAGACAGACGAGGGCGAGACGGGGGACGACGAGGAATCCGCGGCAGTCGATACTGATACCGAGGCCGCCAGTTCGGAGCCCACCGAAGCGACCGACAGAGCGGCGGAAAACGACGATATAGCAGCAGGTGAGGCTGACAGCACAGAGACTCCTGCAACGGATGATACTGCGGAGGGTAGTGACGGACACACATCGGAGTCCGAAACCGACGGCTCTGCTACACAACGAATCGACGAGGCGGCGAACCAAAGTACAGACAGCCAGCCAGCGGATGAAACACAGAACACTGGGGGAGTTGATAAGGCGACACAGGAGCCTGATGAGGCCCCCCACCAGGACCCTCTCTCTGAGCCACAGGCACCGACCGAACCGGCGGATACACCGCAGGAAGCGGCGGTTCAGGCGACGGATGAGACGACAGCGCAGGCAGTAGCCCAGGCCGACGCGTCGCAGGAGCAGTCGGTTGCCGCCGCCGTCGTCACGGTCGGGACGGCGACAGCGGAAGGCGACCCGACGGGCGAGGCAGTGGAGACAGCACTCGAAGCGACCGGGCAGACGGTCACGGCCCGCGAGCGCCTGCGGGGAGACTACGACGGCATTCAAGGGGCCGTCGACAGGCTGGTCGGGCGCGACGACGTGGCGGTCGTCGTCACTGCCGGTGGCCTTGGTATCGCTCCATCGGAGCAGACGCTCGAAGCGGTCCACCCGCTGTTCGAAAAGGCCCTGCCGGGATTCGAGGAAGTGTACCGGAGCCTCCTCTTCGAACAGCAGGGTACCGGTGTCATCGCTGTCCGCGCGACGGCCGGGATCGCCGACGGGACCCCGGTGTTTTGCCTGCCCGCGGACCCAGCGGCGGCCCGTGTCGCTATCGACGAGATCATCGCGGCGCAAGCCCCGTCGCTCGTCGCTGAACTGTCCTGA
- a CDS encoding SRPBCC family protein, producing the protein MERVSLTRTVPADPETVTALITNVEPFMLAAGFDEVTLDGDDLGITNRVGLFEIELDLEIVETDAVLRYEQRQGIFESMMTEYTVEAVEGGTEVTATTEYSALDLPVLGEMIDSTVISRQRKKELNKQFDWLVEQVT; encoded by the coding sequence ATGGAGCGCGTCTCACTGACTCGGACGGTCCCGGCCGATCCAGAAACAGTCACTGCCCTCATAACTAATGTGGAGCCGTTTATGCTTGCGGCAGGGTTCGATGAGGTGACACTCGACGGCGACGACCTCGGCATCACGAACCGCGTCGGACTCTTTGAAATCGAACTGGACCTCGAAATCGTGGAGACCGACGCAGTGCTGCGGTACGAGCAACGGCAGGGCATCTTCGAGTCGATGATGACAGAATACACGGTCGAGGCCGTCGAGGGAGGGACCGAAGTCACGGCGACGACGGAGTACAGCGCGCTCGACCTCCCGGTGCTCGGCGAGATGATCGATTCGACCGTTATCTCGCGACAGCGCAAGAAGGAACTGAACAAGCAGTTCGACTGGCTCGTCGAACAGGTGACGTAG